A region from the Syntrophorhabdaceae bacterium genome encodes:
- a CDS encoding polymer-forming cytoskeletal protein: MMAYTASTASTKDEKAGTVFADDLEIQGTVKFKGSLMIEGVFNGEILSEGLLMVGPSAKVTATIRTKSLISRGEIHGDVYADEQVVLQETAIHNGNITSPGIVIERGSSFNGSCSMKRGDTGTSGSL, encoded by the coding sequence ATGATGGCGTACACAGCTTCCACTGCTTCAACAAAGGATGAAAAGGCTGGAACGGTCTTTGCCGATGATCTCGAGATCCAGGGTACCGTAAAGTTCAAGGGTTCTCTCATGATCGAAGGCGTCTTCAACGGTGAGATCCTGTCCGAAGGTCTCCTGATGGTGGGGCCGTCGGCAAAGGTCACGGCCACCATACGGACAAAGTCCCTCATATCCCGCGGCGAGATCCACGGTGACGTCTATGCGGACGAACAGGTCGTATTGCAGGAGACAGCCATTCACAACGGCAACATAACCTCGCCCGGCATCGTCATAGAAAGAGGATCGAGCTTTAACGGTTCCTGCTCAATGAAAAGGGGTGACACGGGAACTTCCGGCAGCCTTTAA
- a CDS encoding TIGR04076 family protein: protein MAQDPGIGYKITATVVETKGSCSAGHEAGNTFELSCHNPGGLCGFFYHSIFPDLETFQFGGSLPWWDGDKIEVQCPDVANMVTLELERKKRV from the coding sequence ATGGCACAGGATCCCGGTATCGGGTACAAGATCACGGCAACCGTTGTCGAGACCAAGGGAAGTTGCAGCGCCGGCCATGAAGCAGGCAACACCTTTGAGCTGAGCTGCCACAATCCCGGCGGGTTATGCGGTTTTTTCTACCACAGCATCTTCCCCGATCTCGAGACATTCCAGTTCGGAGGAAGCCTCCCCTGGTGGGATGGCGACAAGATAGAAGTCCAATGCCCTGACGTCGCCAACATGGTGACCCTGGAACTGGAGAGAAAGAAAAGGGTGTGA
- a CDS encoding DUF933 domain-containing protein — protein sequence MYISVIGPARSGKSTLFQALSGVESARGFSDGDNIISIDVPDVRVDELTGIFKPKKSTYARIELADTVAISEGNVKDSTINAKTLQKMRMSDAFILTLNNFEGAAAAELEKEFHGIVSEFILADMIQIEGRIERIKKQAGKKDNTALLLEEELLERCLVHVGEGKPLKALELSLNDEKALRGFRFLSQKSMMIAVNSSEDRVGALSKGQGSIADIEGCPVIYVCASLECELAMMGDEERAAFMEEFAVEESIRDRMIRLAFDTLGLISFLTVGDDECRAWPIRKGMNAQEAAGAIHTDLSARFIRAETVSYSDFMKFGSMAECKKAGVWRLEGKTYIVEDGDIISIRAGA from the coding sequence ATGTATATTTCCGTCATTGGTCCGGCACGTTCCGGAAAGAGTACGCTTTTCCAGGCCCTCAGCGGCGTGGAAAGCGCCAGGGGATTCTCTGACGGAGACAACATCATCTCCATCGATGTCCCCGACGTGCGCGTCGATGAGCTGACAGGGATCTTCAAGCCGAAGAAAAGCACCTACGCCCGCATAGAACTCGCCGATACCGTGGCCATATCGGAAGGCAACGTCAAGGATTCCACCATCAATGCGAAAACGCTCCAGAAGATGCGCATGAGCGACGCCTTCATCCTGACCCTGAACAATTTCGAGGGAGCGGCGGCGGCTGAGCTTGAGAAGGAGTTTCACGGCATAGTCAGCGAATTCATCCTTGCCGACATGATCCAGATAGAAGGGCGCATCGAGCGCATCAAGAAACAGGCCGGGAAAAAGGACAACACGGCGCTTCTCCTGGAAGAGGAGCTTCTGGAACGTTGCCTCGTCCACGTGGGCGAAGGGAAACCCCTCAAGGCCCTTGAGCTTTCCCTCAATGACGAGAAGGCTCTCAGGGGTTTCAGGTTTCTCTCCCAGAAGTCCATGATGATCGCCGTAAACTCCTCCGAGGACAGGGTCGGCGCCCTGTCAAAAGGGCAGGGGTCTATCGCGGATATCGAGGGCTGCCCGGTGATATATGTTTGCGCCAGCCTGGAGTGCGAACTGGCGATGATGGGAGACGAGGAGCGAGCGGCCTTCATGGAAGAGTTTGCCGTCGAAGAATCCATAAGGGACCGCATGATACGCCTTGCCTTCGACACATTGGGGCTCATCTCTTTCCTCACCGTGGGCGACGATGAATGCCGTGCATGGCCCATAAGGAAAGGCATGAACGCGCAGGAGGCCGCTGGGGCGATCCACACCGACCTTTCCGCCCGCTTCATTCGGGCCGAAACCGTCTCCTACTCGGACTTCATGAAGTTCGGCAGCATGGCCGAATGCAAGAAAGCCGGCGTATGGCGCCTCGAAGGCAAGACATACATCGTTGAGGACGGCGACATCATCTCGATACGGGCCGGAGCCTGA